In Gossypium hirsutum isolate 1008001.06 chromosome D06, Gossypium_hirsutum_v2.1, whole genome shotgun sequence, one genomic interval encodes:
- the LOC107901325 gene encoding vesicle-associated membrane protein 711 isoform X2, protein MGILYGMVARGQVVLAEFSATQTNASVVARLILEKMKEVKNNCISSFSHHPYIFHVKGTDGLTVLCMADDASGNIHKKFVKTFGRAVHSASAYAMNDEFSRVLCQQMDHFSRNPNVDRLNRLKGEMNQVQSVLIDNIEKALERGDHLALLVEKAITMQQPMQGNNSTVALKRKARSYKNVIWWRDCKFTATLMLLFLLTIVYVSLAFVCNGLFLSSCFNHMTMASVVPHMF, encoded by the exons ATGGGGATATTGTACGGGATGGTAGCGAGGGGGCAGGTGGTGTTGGCCGAGTTCAGCGCAACTCAGACTAATGCCAGCGTTGTAGCCAGGCTGATACTGGAGAAGATGAAAGAAGTGAAGAATAATTGTATTTCATCGTTTTCACATCATCCTTATATTTTTCATGTCAAGGGAACCGATGGTCTCACCGTTCTTTGCATGGCCGATGATGCCTCCGGAA ATATCCATAAAAAATTTGTAAAGACATTTGGTCGTGCTGTTCATTCGGCTTCAGCTTATGCTATGAATGATGAATTCTCCAGGGTTCTATGTCAACAAATGGATCATTTCTCAAGAAACCCGAATGTTGATAGATTAAACCGTTTAAAAGGGGAGATGAATCAG GTACAGAGTGTATTGATTGACAATATTGAGAAAGCCTTGGAGAGAGGCGACCACTTGGCGCTTCTTGTTGAAAAGGCTATAACAATGCAGCAGCCTATGCAGGGGAATAATAGTACAGTTGCGCTCAAAAGGAAAGCTCGTAGTTACAAAAATGTTATCTGGTGGAGAGATTGTAAGTTCAC GGCGACATTGATGCTGTTGTTTTTGCTGACCATCGTTTATGTTTCGCTCGCATTTGTTTGTAATGGCCTCTTTTTATCGTCCTGCTTCAATCATATGACAATGGCTTCCGTGGTTCCTCACATGTTTTAG
- the LOC107901325 gene encoding vesicle-associated membrane protein 713 isoform X3 yields MGILYGMVARGQVVLAEFSATQTNASVVARLILEKMKEVKNNCISSFSHHPYIFHVKGTDGLTVLCMADDASGRIIPFAFLEDIHKKFVKTFGRAVHSASAYAMNDEFSRVLCQQMDHFSRNPNVDRLNRLKGEMNQVQSVLIDNIEKALERGDHLALLVEKAITMQQPMQGNNSTVALKRKARSYKNVIWWRDWRH; encoded by the exons ATGGGGATATTGTACGGGATGGTAGCGAGGGGGCAGGTGGTGTTGGCCGAGTTCAGCGCAACTCAGACTAATGCCAGCGTTGTAGCCAGGCTGATACTGGAGAAGATGAAAGAAGTGAAGAATAATTGTATTTCATCGTTTTCACATCATCCTTATATTTTTCATGTCAAGGGAACCGATGGTCTCACCGTTCTTTGCATGGCCGATGATGCCTCCGGAA GGATAATCCCTTTCGCTTTCCTTGAAGATATCCATAAAAAATTTGTAAAGACATTTGGTCGTGCTGTTCATTCGGCTTCAGCTTATGCTATGAATGATGAATTCTCCAGGGTTCTATGTCAACAAATGGATCATTTCTCAAGAAACCCGAATGTTGATAGATTAAACCGTTTAAAAGGGGAGATGAATCAG GTACAGAGTGTATTGATTGACAATATTGAGAAAGCCTTGGAGAGAGGCGACCACTTGGCGCTTCTTGTTGAAAAGGCTATAACAATGCAGCAGCCTATGCAGGGGAATAATAGTACAGTTGCGCTCAAAAGGAAAGCTCGTAGTTACAAAAATGTTATCTGGTGGAGAGATT GGCGACATTGA
- the LOC107899995 gene encoding uncharacterized protein — translation MGRKLYDEAVQGNKVSLLNLLLEDALLLDRFILSCYPGIPLQVAVMLGHFYFVDEVLTEKPKNLILEKGRNPLHIAAMKELVHARPGAAQLPAINFLISSSTVDVSCEKEDGFTALYLLSHIQRDVKEEIVESFGRMGATHAKDKPLSNGQLKATRTKILLSTCDQSDSIPKHKKRKDGKRLVKSNADWLERKCDTLMLVASLLAAMAYQGGVNPPSVVWQYNSTDNKID, via the exons ATGGGGAGAAAGCTTTATGATGAAGCTGTTCAAGGCAATAAGGTTTCGTTGCTCAATTTGCTACTGGAGGATGCATTGCTTCTCGACAGATTCATCTTGAGTTGTTACCCTGGAATACCTTTGCAAGTAGCTGTCATGCTTGGTCATTTCTACTTCGTTGATGAAGTTCTCACTGAAAAGCCAAAGAACTTGATTCTCGAAA AAGGAAGGAACCCTCTTCACATTGCAGCCATGAAAGAGTTGGTTCATGCCAGACCCGGGGCAGCACAGTTGCCG GCCATAAACTTTCTAATTTCTAGCTCAACTGTGGACGTGAGTTGTGAGAAGGAAGATGGCTTTACAGCACTTTATCTTTTATCACATATCCAAAGAGATGTGAAGGAGGAGATTGTGGAGTCATTTGGAAGGATGGGAGCTACACATGCCAAAGATAAGCCTTTGTCAAATGGTCAACTCAAGGCAACAAGGACCAAGATCTTATTATCCACATGTGATCAATCAGATTCAATACCGAaacataagaaaagaaaagatggcaAGAGGTTGGTTAAAAGCAATGCTGATTGGCTAGAAAGAAAATGCGACACCCTAATGTTAGTGGCTTCCCTGCTAGCTGCCATGGCATACCAGGGGGGCGTCAATCCTCCTAGTGTAGTTTGGCAATACAATTCGACTGATAATAAGATCGATTAA
- the LOC107901325 gene encoding vesicle-associated membrane protein 711 isoform X1 — MGILYGMVARGQVVLAEFSATQTNASVVARLILEKMKEVKNNCISSFSHHPYIFHVKGTDGLTVLCMADDASGRIIPFAFLEDIHKKFVKTFGRAVHSASAYAMNDEFSRVLCQQMDHFSRNPNVDRLNRLKGEMNQVQSVLIDNIEKALERGDHLALLVEKAITMQQPMQGNNSTVALKRKARSYKNVIWWRDCKFTATLMLLFLLTIVYVSLAFVCNGLFLSSCFNHMTMASVVPHMF, encoded by the exons ATGGGGATATTGTACGGGATGGTAGCGAGGGGGCAGGTGGTGTTGGCCGAGTTCAGCGCAACTCAGACTAATGCCAGCGTTGTAGCCAGGCTGATACTGGAGAAGATGAAAGAAGTGAAGAATAATTGTATTTCATCGTTTTCACATCATCCTTATATTTTTCATGTCAAGGGAACCGATGGTCTCACCGTTCTTTGCATGGCCGATGATGCCTCCGGAA GGATAATCCCTTTCGCTTTCCTTGAAGATATCCATAAAAAATTTGTAAAGACATTTGGTCGTGCTGTTCATTCGGCTTCAGCTTATGCTATGAATGATGAATTCTCCAGGGTTCTATGTCAACAAATGGATCATTTCTCAAGAAACCCGAATGTTGATAGATTAAACCGTTTAAAAGGGGAGATGAATCAG GTACAGAGTGTATTGATTGACAATATTGAGAAAGCCTTGGAGAGAGGCGACCACTTGGCGCTTCTTGTTGAAAAGGCTATAACAATGCAGCAGCCTATGCAGGGGAATAATAGTACAGTTGCGCTCAAAAGGAAAGCTCGTAGTTACAAAAATGTTATCTGGTGGAGAGATTGTAAGTTCAC GGCGACATTGATGCTGTTGTTTTTGCTGACCATCGTTTATGTTTCGCTCGCATTTGTTTGTAATGGCCTCTTTTTATCGTCCTGCTTCAATCATATGACAATGGCTTCCGTGGTTCCTCACATGTTTTAG